The genomic region TTCGTCTTCTTGTTACCCTTAATCTGAATCGATTCAATATGCGCTTCGATCAGCGGAATCGTCAGAACACCCGTGTTCGGATCGATGTTGATGTCCGAGCTGACGTCGAAGATATAACCCTGCGAACGGACATATCCCGTCTGGCGATCGAACAAATGCGCCAAATCACGCACGAGCACCGTGGTGTTGAGGACCTGGCCTTCCTTGATCTCCATCAGCGATTTCAGCTTGTCGGAGGGGATGGTCGGCTCGCCGGTTGGGGTGTTCGCGTTGAAGGCGATCTTCTTGATCACCGGATTTTCAACCACGGTGTAAACGACCTGCACTCCGCCGTCCGGCGTCTGCACGGCGTTCAGGCCGATATCGCCGTTGAAGTACCCCATGTTCTTGATCGACTCGCGATCCTTATCCGCGTTATCCGGCGTATATTGATCGCCGGCCTTCTGGGTCAGAACCGCCTGGATCGCATCGGTCGAGATCGTATGGTTGCCTTTGATCACGACTTCGGCGATCTTGCCCTTCAGCGCGGGAGCAGTCGGAGCGGGAGCGGCGGCCGGGGCGGCGCCCCCTGCGTCTGGGAGAGTGATCGCCGGAGCAGGATCTGGCGTGGCGGGCGCCGGAGCGGCGGTTTGCGCCAGGACCGGATGAGAGGCGGCGAGGCCGTCGGCCAGAATGGAGGCGGTGATCGCGAGCATGCACGCAGACTTCGCGGCGTTCGCTCGATGTTTATTCCAGATTGTCAAACAACAATGCTCCCTTGTGTCGGCTCAAAGCGCGAGATTTTCAAAACTTGACGGCTGCATCTTTTAGATCTTGTAATACGGCTCGACACGCTGACGGACCATTCCGCGCGCCCGATTCAAACGGGTTTTCACCGCTTCCATCGTCAGCCCCGTCACCTCGGCGATCTCGTTGTAAGACATGCCTTCCATCTCACGGAGAACGAGCACGACTTTGTACTCAGAGGCGAGGCTGTCGACGGCGCGCTGGACAAGAGCGCGCAGTTCTTTCTGCTCCAGCACCCGGGCGGGAGAGAAGCTCCAGTCGGCGATCTCGCGGGTTTCCGCGATCATGTCATCGCCGCCGTCCACGGAAACTCCGGCGTCCAGCGACGGCCCCTCGGCCTGTCGAACGCGGTCCCGCTGTTTGAATCGATTTTTGCAGTGGTTATGCGCGATCCGGTACAGCCATGTGTACACATGGGCGTCACCCCGGAACTGGCCGCGGGCCTTGTACGCGGAGACGAATGTCTCCTGTGTCAGATCGGCGGCCTCGTCATAATCGCCGATCCACTGGTAGATCACATTGAACAGCGGCTTATTATACCGCTCCACCAGCGCGTCGAAGTCGTGAACGAGCTCGTTTTGCGCTCGCTTGGTTTCTAGGGCTTCCGTGGCGCTGCGCAATTCGTCTTCCTGGGCGGCGGTTTGCTGGGCAGCCCCGTCGGCCTTAGTTTTCCAGCGAGCGCGCGGCGCCTGCGCCATAACGTCTATCCTTAGGACAAAAACCGATAAAAAAAGTTTCGTTTATTTTGCGTCCCGCGCTCAGCCTCCGGTTCCACGGAGTTTGAACGACGCGGACGTCAGAATCCGAAAACGCCCTCCAAAGCCATGGTCTGGTTCTTTTGGTCATCCGTCGAGATGCTGAGCTGGAGCCGATTCGTCAGCGCGTAGCCAAGTTTGAGCGTGTAGTAAGGCGTCGCCAGCAGCGAATTCACCGGACTTGTCTCGCGTGTTCCCAGGCTTTGAGAATAACTGAGCTCCAGCCGGTGGCCGAGCGGTTTGGTGAGCGTGACGAAACTTTGCGTATCCGGCGAATAGTCTACCACAACACTGGACAGTCCGAACGCGGTCGCCAGGCGATCTTCGAGCGGTTCGAGCAGCATCGGCAGTCCGATGGACGCCAGCGCCTGCCCCATCTGCTGTTTGATCGCGGTCTCCGCGCTATTCGAGCCGGCCAGCAGCCCCATGAACGCGCCCTGAGATCCGAGCGCGGCGAGCATCTGCGAGCGAGACAGTCCGCCAGGGCTCGAATCCAGGTCGATTTGCAGACGATCGGGATCGTCCAGAAGCCCGTAGATGTGCGCGGTGATCGTGTAGCGCTGCGGCCGATCGTAATTCGGACTTGCCTGATTGGCCGCAGTGGTGGAGCCGGAAAAACCGCCCGTTGCATACGATTGGTTCGCCGCGAGCATCGACGGCGAGATCGAAACCGCCGCCTGCGCGTACAGGTCCACGCGCTTTTCCAGAACCTTTTCGCCGCTTCCGGTTTCATCCGTCGCGGGATAACGCAGGTCCACGATACCGATCGGCTTGATAAACTTCAAACGCGTGGACGGCGGCAGGATAAACTGCCCCTTGTAAACATTCAAATGCGCGGCCAGTTTCGGCGCCGTCAGCGACCCTCCCAGCGACAGATCGCCGTTCGCGTCGGCGCGCAGCAGTCCCGTCCGCGCCACGAACGTTTTGCCGGGCTTCTCCAACTGCACATGGACATCGAATCGCGGATCGAAGGGGGGCAGGCCCGATCCCGGTCCCGCCGGAGGCTGCGCCGAGGGAATACCGATCGTCGCGCTGCTCACCAGCATCGGCTTGCCGGCCGGCGTCGCGATCAAAGGCGATTTCAGCGCTCCCGTAATTGATAGGTCGCCTGTCAGTTTACCCTGCGCAGCGCCATTGTAGTTCTTCATCAAGTACGCCTGGCGGCTGCTTTCGTCAATTTGCAGGGCGTTTAAGCGCATCAGCAGCGCCAGACCCGGCTCCGCTCCGAAGGTCGCGCCTCCGGAAAGTTCGAATCCCCCGCCCTTGCTCGACTTGCCCGTCAGCGTAAAGATCGACGCGGATTTGTCGTTGAAGCCGATGACGCCGTCGAGATCGGTCAGCGCGGTGTCGAGCCCGTGGAAGGCGACTCCGGCCTTGGCGATCGTGATCTTTCCCTGGATCGCGCGGTTCGCGCCGCCCGGGGCCACATCCACCGTCGCCGTCACCTCGCCCGTCGTCCGGGCCGGATCGATGCTGGGCGACGCGGCGGCGAGCAGCGACAGGTTCATCAGGCGCAGCTCGGCGTGCAGCGGCTCGGTCGTCGGCAGGCTGTTCAGCGACGGATCGAGTCGGTTCCACTGGAAGGGCACGCTTCCGGACAGAGTGGCGAGTGGGTTGCCGCTTTTGTCATAAGCCGTCAAACCATCGATGCTGAGGATCTTTGCGCCTCCCGGATGCGCGGAAGCGACGGTGATCGTCGTCGCCTTGATTCCTCCCAGCGTATAAACACTCTGATCGTCCGTGGAAGTTCCGGCGACGGCGGCGACTTTTGGGCGGGCCTGATACCCGGGATCAGTCACATTGACCGAGGCCGTGAGATCCGGCGATTTGGTCAGCCCCATGGCGTCGACGCGAACGTTGCTGATTTCGCCGGTCAGGGTGCGGGTTTTCGGCAGGAAGCTGTCAAAGATCGACAGCGGAACATAGCTGGCTTCGAAATCGGCGTCGATCTTGCCGTCCAGATCCGCGCTTCCCTCCGCCGTCAGCAGCGTACGATCGTTGGCGATCCGCAGCGGGTTGTCGGCGTCGATGCTCACCAAGCGGTTGACATAGCTGACGCCGCCGGTGAGGTCGTTCATGACCAGCCCAAACGCCTTGAGGTCCTTGCCGACCAGAGCGAGATGGGACTTGCCGTGAGCGCCCGGCTCGTACCCGAACTTGGCGTCCAGACTGGTCAGCGAGTTTGTCCCCATCTGGAAGCCGTCGATCCGCAGGTCGCCTCGCGCGGCCAGAGCGTTCATCGGGCCGCTCAGCGCGAAGGACGGCAGCGACAGCCGCGCGGCGAGCGGACGCGGCAGCGCGTCGATCTTCGCCAGCAGCGACTGCCCGGACGGCGTGTCTCCAAACTTGCTGTCGCGCATCGTCTCGACAATGTGCGTGACGGTTTCCGGAGAATCGGTCGGGATATGCGCGGCGAGCGCCAGGCTGGGAACGCGCTTCGGATGCTGCGGCGTCGGCAGCGTCACCCGGAACGAATCCAGGATGTAGCGGATATGGCTCAGGTCGCCATTCGGCTGAAGCGTTTGGAAATCGAACTCCCACGGATCCTCGCTGCTTTTCACCACGCCGTCGGCATATGAACCGAAGCCGGTGAACAGCGCCAGTTTCTGACCGTTGATACTGAGGTCGCGACCGACCAGACCAAAGGTGACCTCGGGAGATTTGACGGACCCGCCAAGAGATCCCGAGAAGTCGATATCCCCCAGCACATTGGCGACCGGATCGGTGTACCGATGGAATCGGTTCATGGAAACGTTGGTGCCGGCGAAGATCCCATTAATGTTGCCCGTCGCCGAATTCCACTGCGCGTCCCCGGTCACCGTCGCCGAGCCCGATCGCACGACCGCCTTTTCGAGGTGGATCGTCTTATCCGCATAGGCGATATTGGCCTGCGCGTGATCGACGCGGTAGGCGTTCACCGAGCCGTGATCGATCGTCAGCGAGCCTGTGACTTCCGGAGTTTCCAGGCGTCCGCCGATTTTGAACTTCCCGGCGGCCACCCCGGTCACCGTCGGCAGCGCGTTCGCGACAACCGTCGCCGCCTTGGATTTGCGCAGCAGCTTGTCCGCCTTGACCTGAGCCTTGGGATCGACCAGCGACATAAAATCCGGAATATTGCCTTCGGCGAAGCTGGCGCGCAAATCCAGAACGGGGTTGCCGGAGGCAATCTTGGTGATCGTTCCATCCACATACGCCCGCGCGGGATAGCGGCGGATGTAGATATCCTGAAGGCGCATGCCATTGGGGCTGGCCGCAATGCGCCCGGTCACGGCGTCCAGATTGATATTGTTGACATGCGCGTGGAAGAGGTGCAGATCGCCCTCGGCGCGCGGCGAGGAAACGCTGCCGGTCAAACGGCCCTGGAAGAACGCCAATCCGTCGATGTCCTGCTGCGTGTAGGGCCGCAGCAGCGGCCCGAGCTGAAGCGCCGCCGCATTGATGGAGAGGTCCAGCACGGGGTCATTGCTCGCCAGCGAGATCTTGCCGCTTGCCGTTCCCGCGCCGTGTGTGTCGGCGATCAGCACTCGATTCAGCGTCAGCCCCTGACCATCGACATAGGTGAGCCGGCCCTTCAGGGTTTGCAGCTGCGTCCGCTGGAGCCGCGCGCGTGCGACCGTGATGTTGGAGACAATGGTCAGCGGTCGCCCGGCGTTTCCGCCCACAAACGCGACATCGGCCAGCCCGCCGAACGACGTCTTGCTGGGCTGGGCCATGCGCAGCTGCGACAGATCCAGGCCCTGACCGCGCCCCGCGAAGCTCAGGACCGGCGTTTTGCCGGTCAGGTTCGCGCTGCCGCGCAGAGAGATCGCGCCCTGTCCCACCCGTCCGGTCAGCAGCGGCACGGAGACGACTTTGTTGGCGTAGACGCCGTGCGCGCGAAGGTCGCGGATGAGATTGCCCTGGATGGTGATCGCGGGGGCGGCGACATCGCCGACAATCTCCGGTGCGGTGACGGGACCGGTAATCCGCGCCGAGACCGACACCGGAGCGACGGAAACGCCTCGGGGCATCCGAAGCTGGGGAAGAACGGCCGCGAGCGCCGCAATGGACAAGCGGCGCGAACTGGCCGTCAGAGTCACCTGGGGATGCTTGAAGTCCAGCACCACTCCCTGAGCGGCGAGCGCCTGCCCGGCGATCGAAGCGCCGCCATGGAAGAACAAGCCCGACTGCGTAAAGCTGGCCTGCCCGCCAATATCGCGGATTGGGCCGCGCAGCGCGCGGTTATTCGCCAGGGAAACAACGCCGCCGCGCACGCTCACGCTGCCGGCGGCGTCCAGCGCGCTTGTTTTATTCGGCGAATAAAGCAGCAGGTGCGCATCCGCGCGTCCGCCGGCGATGCGCAGCTGCGGGAGCGCGCGCGCATAGGCGGCCCAGTAAGCGGCGTCGAAGTTCTGTCCGTCCAGCACGAGCCGAAAGTTGTGAGCCGTCTTGCGCGAGGCCGCGCCTTGCAGCGCCAGCCCATCGAACAGATTCTGGTTTCCCTGGCCGGAGACATTGAAATAGGCCGTCTGCTCGGAGTGGAGATTGACGAGAGCCTCCACCGCTTGCAGATTGGTGAGGGCCATGCTCTGACGGCCGATCCTCGGCGCGGTGTAGTCGCGAAAGGTAAGGGATCCGCGATGCACGATCACGCGTCCCACGAACGGTTTCGTGGTGGTCGTCGTCTTGTTTTCCAGGATATCGGAGAAGTTAAAGCGTTTGTCGGGGAACTGCTCGACCAGCAGTTTCGGGCGATCCAGAATGACGTCGCCAACGGCGTGCGCGGGGTTGCCGCTGTCGAAGATCAGCGCCCGCCAGTCGTAATAGACGGTGAGGCGCGGCGCGATCAGCGCCGCCTCGCCGTTGCGCTCCGCGAAGGTGGCCCCGGTGGAGACGGCGATATCGTCCAGGGTCAATATTCCGGGAGTAGAGTACGCCACGCGGCCGATGCGGACTTCGTGTTTGATCTGCCGGGAGATTTCGGCGGCGAGAATGGGAGGGAGATCGGCGCTGAGCAGGAGCCAGACGCCATGCAGCGACACCGCGGCGGCGACCGTAATCGCCGCCAAGGGCCCGGCGACAAGCAGCCGGGACGCCCACCGCGCGGAGCGGGGCAATGTGGGTCCGCGCAGAGGACGCGCGGTAACCGGCATTTTCCGAATTCTCATGCGGCGGCCGGCCTCGCGGCGCTAGGCCGGGCGGGGATATTTCGTCTCAGTAAGGCGCTAAGCAGCGTCCCGGCTCGCGGCCCGCATCGCCATAAACTTATCGCTGAACTCTTTGGCGTTGTAGGAAGAACGGATGAACGGGCCGCTGGCGACAAAGAGGAAGCCCATCTGCTCCCCGATCTCTTTGTATTCCGCGAACCGGTCCGGATGTACGTACTCGACCACATCGAGATAATTCTTCCCTGGCTTGAGATACTGTCCGATGGTGACCGCATCGACGTCGTGCGCCTTCAGGTCCTCCATCAGCGCCACGACTTCGTCCTTCGTTTCGCCAAATCCCACCATGAATCCGGACTTGGTGTAGATCTCCGGGTCCGCCTGCTTCACATACTGCAAGAGCTGGAGCGAGCGGCTGTAGCGCGCCTGCGGGCGCACCTTTCGGTAAAGTCGCGGAATGGTCTCAATGTTGTGATTGAAAATATGGGGCTTCGCATCTACGACGGTCTGGATGTTGGTTTTGTTCCCCAGAAAATCGGGCGTCAGCACTTCGATGATGGTGTCGGGAAGAAGCTTGCGCAGCCAGTGGATCGTCTCAGCGAAGTGGTGCGATCCGCCGTCGGGCAGTTCATCGCGGTTGACGCTTGTCACGACCGTATGCTTCAGGCCCAGCGCGGCGGCGCTTTCGGCGAGGCGCTGCGGCTCCATGATGTCGAGCGCTCCGCCTTTGCCGGTCTTAACGGCGCAGAAGCGGCAGGAACGGGTGCAGGTGTCGCCCATGATCATGAACGTCGCGGTGCGCTTGGACCAGCACTCGCCCAAGTTCGGGCAGCGCGCTTCTTCGCAAACCGTGACCAGCTTGGAGGATCGCATCAAGTCCGTGACTTCTCCGATATCGCGCCGTTTCGGCAGCTTGATCGTCAGCCACTCCGGGATGCGGCGGTTGACGACGGCGGGCGGTTCGGCGAGACCGACAGAGCCCTTGGGGAGAAGATCGACTTGTATGAGATCAGCCATAATTCCTACACTTTCCGTGCTTCATTATAGCCGCGCGCGCTTCGAAAAGTCAAGATTGATCCCCCTACTCTTCCGGGGCTCATCTGCCAATAATCCATAGTGAGTGTCATCAGGAGGACTAATATGCGTCTTGTCACGCGTTCCGATTTCGACGGCTTGATCTGCGCCGTCTTACTTAAGCAGGTCGAACAAGTGGACTCGATCAAATTCGTGCATCCCAAGGATCTGCAGGACGGAGCATTCGAAGTCGAAGCCCAGGACATTCTTGCGAATGTTCCTTATGTGCCCGGCTGCTGCCTCTGGTTCGACCATCACGCCACTGAGATCGCCCGCGTCGTCGGCAAGCAGCAGTTCGTCGGCGAGTGCCGGCTGGCTCCCAGCGCCGCACGCGTTATATACGATTACTACGGCGGCGCGTCGCGCTTCCCCGGCATCGAAGAAATGATGTTCGAGGTGGATAAAGCCGACTCGGCGCAGTTCAGCCGCGACGAGATCCTGAACCCGAAGGGCTGGGCGCTGCTTTCATTCGTCATGGACGCGCGCACGGGCCTGGGCCGCTTCAAAGACTACCGAATCAGCAACTATCAATTGATGTATGAGCTGATCGACGCCTGCATGACCATGACGATCGACGAGATTCTCAACCTCTCCGACGTGCAGGAGCGCGTCGTCCGCTACTTCGAGCAGGACGTGCTGTTCCGCGAAATGCTGCAAAAGCACACCTGGACCGAAGGCGACACGATCGTCACGGACCTGCGCGAAGTCGATCCGATCTTCTGCGGCAATCGGTTCCTGGTCTACGCCATGTGGCCGAAGCAGAACATCTCAATCTGGATCGTCAACGGATTCCGCAACCAGAACTGCGTCTTCGCCTGCGGCCACAGTATCGTGAACCGCTCGTCGGAAGCCAATGTCGGCGCCGTCATGCGCGCCCACGGCGGCGGCGGCCACGCTCCCGCCGGCACCTGCCAGGTGGCGCACGAGGATTTTGACGCGACGCTCAAGCACATCGTGTCGGAGTTCAATGCGGGGAAAACCGCGGAGCTGCAAAAGGCGGCGTAGGGGCGTCCGAAGTCCCACAAGCGAAATCTTGTGGGACCGGAATGCGAGATCGTTCTATCGCGTGGCGGTGTTAATGAGCACGGTGCGGGTGTCCGGCTGCCAATCGACCGAGGCGCCGAGGGCTTCGCTGGCGAAGCGCAGGGGAACATAGGTGGTCGCGACGACCATGAGCGGGGCGATAGTGAGGGTTCTGGGCGTTCCGTCCACCAGCGCTTGATTGGAGCCGATGCGGATCCGGAATTCGTGGCCGGGTCGCGCGCCGATGATGGTTTCGGTCGCCGCTTCCCAGCGGATCTTGCCGCCGAGCTGCTGAAAGACTCCGCGCAGCGGGACGAACACATTGCTGCCGCCGACCATGATCGGCGCGGCGCCGCTGAACATCACCTGCTGCTTATTCACCATAACCGTAACATTCGCCGGCGTGCTTGCGGGGGTATCCGCATGGGCCGGCATGGCGAGCAATCCCGCCGCAACGATCCAATACTTCGTCTTCATATGCTTCTCCTTGTTGCCTATGATCGATGGATATGGAACCGCTCAGCGGTGAACGTCTCTTCTTTGTGAGAATACTATACCACTGCTTCCATGGAAACGGAGCGCCCGCCTGCTCGGGTTTCATTTTTCTTAACGGCGGACACAAAACAAAAGCGCGCTGTGGGACAATTTTGTTCCACAGCGCGCTTTTTGCGGTCTTAGAGATCGTCTTAAAATCCACGCCGGCCGCCGGAATGGAGGCCAAGCGGAGCGATTAGTGTTTGACGGTTGTCGTCGTGGTCGTGGTCGTCGTCTTTTTGACCACAGCCTCCGTGGGCGCCGACGTGATCAGGACGGTGTGCGTGCTCGGCTCCCAATCGACCGAGGCTCCGAGCGCTTCGCTGGCGAAGCGCAGGGGCACGTAGGTGGTCTCGTTGATCACGCGCGGGGCGACCGTCAGAGTCCGCTGCGTTCCATCGACAAGAGCCTGATCGGATCCGATTCGAATGCGAAACTGGTGGCCGGGACGGGCGCCGGTGATCACCTGCGTCGCCGATTCCCACTGGACCTGACCGCCAAGCTGTTCGAAAACACCGCGAAGCGGCACAAAGACGCTGTCGCCGCCGATCATGATCGGACCAGGTCCATTGAACGCCACGCGCTGCTGGTTGACCGTGACAATCACCGCCTCCGGCTGCGTGGTCGTCCGCTGAGTGATCACCGTTGTGTCCGCATGCGCGGCCGTCGCCAGCAAGCTCGCCGCCGCGATCCATAATTTCGTATTCATTACTCTGCTCCTTCGGCCTATGACCGTTATGAAGAAAGCGCTCTTCCATAAGCGCAAGTGCTGGTTTCTTATACCACTGGCTCCCAGAAACGAAACGCCCGCCTCCTGAGCGGCAAATTCCCCGTGACAAAAGACGCCCTCCGTTCCCAATGGGAACGGAGGGCGTCTCAAATTTGTATTCTTGCGGATTAGGCGGCGGGCCGACTCGAACGACCATCTCTCCAATTGCCGTGGAGCGTTTTTCCTTTAAACCAACACCGCCGTGTATGCTTGCCGAGGATTGCGTTATTCCACACTTTCGGAGGGATGTCCTTCGAGGCGGCGATCGATTGCGAGTATAATAGGGACATGATGTCCGAACGCTCCGAACTCCAAGAGGCCCAAGACCCACAAACGCCGGCTCATCGACTGCGAGAGCTCGCCGCCAAGCAAAGGAGTTCGGCCGTCGCCAGGGCCGTCGCCGAGAACCCAAACTCACCGCCGGATCTCCTCGCGGCGCTGTGCCATCGTATCCCCGAAGCCGTTCTCAACAACCCGGCGCTGCCGCTCGTCCTCCTGGAAAACCCCGCATGGACGAAGAGACTGGCTCCCGAGGCCGCGCTGCAGATGCTGAAATTTGAGACAGCGCCCGCCGATTTATTGCATATGCTCGCCAGGCAGCCAGGATTGGTCGGACACACAGCGCGCCTGCATGTCGGGATCGCCGGCGAATGCGGCCCGAATTGGGAATCGGAAGCGCGCGAGGCGCTTTGGGAATCTTCGGGGCTGCCGGGTCGCGATGGAAATTTCCCCGTTCGGCTGCTGGAGCTGGACCTCGTCGCCGGCTGGCTCGCCGAGCCACTGGCCGCGCATTGGGACAGCAAAGTGCGGCGCGCGACCGCGCGAAGCCCCCATACGCCAAGGGAAGTTCTGCAGCCGCTGCGGCGGGCGGGAGGATCGCACGACTTAAACAGCGTGGTTCCGGCGGACCCCGCCATGCCGTCCCCAGCACTCGAACGCCTTGCGCGCGGTGGTTCCTGGGCAAAACGTCTG from Capsulimonas corticalis harbors:
- the lipA gene encoding lipoyl synthase, coding for MADLIQVDLLPKGSVGLAEPPAVVNRRIPEWLTIKLPKRRDIGEVTDLMRSSKLVTVCEEARCPNLGECWSKRTATFMIMGDTCTRSCRFCAVKTGKGGALDIMEPQRLAESAAALGLKHTVVTSVNRDELPDGGSHHFAETIHWLRKLLPDTIIEVLTPDFLGNKTNIQTVVDAKPHIFNHNIETIPRLYRKVRPQARYSRSLQLLQYVKQADPEIYTKSGFMVGFGETKDEVVALMEDLKAHDVDAVTIGQYLKPGKNYLDVVEYVHPDRFAEYKEIGEQMGFLFVASGPFIRSSYNAKEFSDKFMAMRAASRDAA
- a CDS encoding copper amine oxidase N-terminal domain-containing protein, whose protein sequence is MNTKLWIAAASLLATAAHADTTVITQRTTTQPEAVIVTVNQQRVAFNGPGPIMIGGDSVFVPLRGVFEQLGGQVQWESATQVITGARPGHQFRIRIGSDQALVDGTQRTLTVAPRVINETTYVPLRFASEALGASVDWEPSTHTVLITSAPTEAVVKKTTTTTTTTTVKH
- a CDS encoding copper amine oxidase N-terminal domain-containing protein, translating into MKTKYWIVAAGLLAMPAHADTPASTPANVTVMVNKQQVMFSGAAPIMVGGSNVFVPLRGVFQQLGGKIRWEAATETIIGARPGHEFRIRIGSNQALVDGTPRTLTIAPLMVVATTYVPLRFASEALGASVDWQPDTRTVLINTATR
- a CDS encoding exopolyphosphatase; its protein translation is MRLVTRSDFDGLICAVLLKQVEQVDSIKFVHPKDLQDGAFEVEAQDILANVPYVPGCCLWFDHHATEIARVVGKQQFVGECRLAPSAARVIYDYYGGASRFPGIEEMMFEVDKADSAQFSRDEILNPKGWALLSFVMDARTGLGRFKDYRISNYQLMYELIDACMTMTIDEILNLSDVQERVVRYFEQDVLFREMLQKHTWTEGDTIVTDLREVDPIFCGNRFLVYAMWPKQNISIWIVNGFRNQNCVFACGHSIVNRSSEANVGAVMRAHGGGGHAPAGTCQVAHEDFDATLKHIVSEFNAGKTAELQKAA
- a CDS encoding translocation/assembly module TamB domain-containing protein codes for the protein MPVTARPLRGPTLPRSARWASRLLVAGPLAAITVAAAVSLHGVWLLLSADLPPILAAEISRQIKHEVRIGRVAYSTPGILTLDDIAVSTGATFAERNGEAALIAPRLTVYYDWRALIFDSGNPAHAVGDVILDRPKLLVEQFPDKRFNFSDILENKTTTTTKPFVGRVIVHRGSLTFRDYTAPRIGRQSMALTNLQAVEALVNLHSEQTAYFNVSGQGNQNLFDGLALQGAASRKTAHNFRLVLDGQNFDAAYWAAYARALPQLRIAGGRADAHLLLYSPNKTSALDAAGSVSVRGGVVSLANNRALRGPIRDIGGQASFTQSGLFFHGGASIAGQALAAQGVVLDFKHPQVTLTASSRRLSIAALAAVLPQLRMPRGVSVAPVSVSARITGPVTAPEIVGDVAAPAITIQGNLIRDLRAHGVYANKVVSVPLLTGRVGQGAISLRGSANLTGKTPVLSFAGRGQGLDLSQLRMAQPSKTSFGGLADVAFVGGNAGRPLTIVSNITVARARLQRTQLQTLKGRLTYVDGQGLTLNRVLIADTHGAGTASGKISLASNDPVLDLSINAAALQLGPLLRPYTQQDIDGLAFFQGRLTGSVSSPRAEGDLHLFHAHVNNINLDAVTGRIAASPNGMRLQDIYIRRYPARAYVDGTITKIASGNPVLDLRASFAEGNIPDFMSLVDPKAQVKADKLLRKSKAATVVANALPTVTGVAAGKFKIGGRLETPEVTGSLTIDHGSVNAYRVDHAQANIAYADKTIHLEKAVVRSGSATVTGDAQWNSATGNINGIFAGTNVSMNRFHRYTDPVANVLGDIDFSGSLGGSVKSPEVTFGLVGRDLSINGQKLALFTGFGSYADGVVKSSEDPWEFDFQTLQPNGDLSHIRYILDSFRVTLPTPQHPKRVPSLALAAHIPTDSPETVTHIVETMRDSKFGDTPSGQSLLAKIDALPRPLAARLSLPSFALSGPMNALAARGDLRIDGFQMGTNSLTSLDAKFGYEPGAHGKSHLALVGKDLKAFGLVMNDLTGGVSYVNRLVSIDADNPLRIANDRTLLTAEGSADLDGKIDADFEASYVPLSIFDSFLPKTRTLTGEISNVRVDAMGLTKSPDLTASVNVTDPGYQARPKVAAVAGTSTDDQSVYTLGGIKATTITVASAHPGGAKILSIDGLTAYDKSGNPLATLSGSVPFQWNRLDPSLNSLPTTEPLHAELRLMNLSLLAAASPSIDPARTTGEVTATVDVAPGGANRAIQGKITIAKAGVAFHGLDTALTDLDGVIGFNDKSASIFTLTGKSSKGGGFELSGGATFGAEPGLALLMRLNALQIDESSRQAYLMKNYNGAAQGKLTGDLSITGALKSPLIATPAGKPMLVSSATIGIPSAQPPAGPGSGLPPFDPRFDVHVQLEKPGKTFVARTGLLRADANGDLSLGGSLTAPKLAAHLNVYKGQFILPPSTRLKFIKPIGIVDLRYPATDETGSGEKVLEKRVDLYAQAAVSISPSMLAANQSYATGGFSGSTTAANQASPNYDRPQRYTITAHIYGLLDDPDRLQIDLDSSPGGLSRSQMLAALGSQGAFMGLLAGSNSAETAIKQQMGQALASIGLPMLLEPLEDRLATAFGLSSVVVDYSPDTQSFVTLTKPLGHRLELSYSQSLGTRETSPVNSLLATPYYTLKLGYALTNRLQLSISTDDQKNQTMALEGVFGF
- a CDS encoding RNA polymerase sigma factor, which produces MAQAPRARWKTKADGAAQQTAAQEDELRSATEALETKRAQNELVHDFDALVERYNKPLFNVIYQWIGDYDEAADLTQETFVSAYKARGQFRGDAHVYTWLYRIAHNHCKNRFKQRDRVRQAEGPSLDAGVSVDGGDDMIAETREIADWSFSPARVLEQKELRALVQRAVDSLASEYKVVLVLREMEGMSYNEIAEVTGLTMEAVKTRLNRARGMVRQRVEPYYKI